TCCCAGCAAGGCCTGAATGCCAGGTTGAGGTGTCTGAGGGCAGACAGGAGGATGAATGGCTGAGCGTTGGAGCCTCTGAAGTGGGTGCTGGGAAGTCCTCCTGGGAGGCGGCACATGGAGGCCTGGAGAGCAAGCGGGAGGCTGGTTCCGCTGTCAGGAACTAGATCAAGCTCCTCTTTCCTCTACCCCACAAGTCTCTGCAGCAAGTCCCCTGTGTCCAATCCCCCATGCAAATCTCTCACCAGATGGCTCTCGGTGTCATGGCCTTCGATGGCGGCGCTGCCGGAGTCCACGGTCAGAGCCCCGTTCCCAGGAATCAGGGGGCACTGACACGGCTACTGTGAGTAAGAAGAGGGGGCTGGGGGCCTGACTCACGGGTATCAGGGAGGAAGGGACAGGGGCCTGAGTCTGGGGGAATGGGGTTTGGGGACCTGGACTCCTGGCTCTGCGATGCTGACCAGGGGCAATGTTGGAGAGTCTGGGGGCCTGATCTGTGGGCCTGAGCTTTGAGTGTTGATGGCAGTCAGGCTACAGGAATTAGATCCTCAGTTTTCTTGGGGATCTTAGATGTCTGGGTTCCTGAGAGGTTAGGGAGTGGGGAAGCAGGATTTGCCAGTCTTCATGTGACCAGGGACGGCGTAGAGCCTCTCTGGCCTCTTCCAGGTGTTGGACATGGCCGCGGACAGCTTCCTCGCAGGGCTGGTGAGTGTCCTGGATCCTCCGGATACCTGGGTTCCCAGCCGCCTGGACCTGCGGCCTGGCGAGTGAGTAGCTGGGCAGCTGGAGTGGGAGAGGCCTCAGCGTGAGAGCCAGAAGCACCCCTGAGGCTCACCCACCCCTTCCGTCTTGCAGAAGCGAGGACATGCTGGAGCTGGTGGCTGAGGTCCGAATCGGGGATAGAGATCCCATCCCTCTgcctgtgcccagcctgctgccCCGTCTCAGGGCCTGGAGGACGGGCAAAACGGGTATGTGGGGCCAGGGCAGAGCTGGGCAGGTGGTCGTGGAGTTGTGTGGGGATCGGCTGTTTTTGGTAGTGATGGTAGCGGTGATCATGTCATTTAGACAAAACCTTTCCCTTTTCTTCGTATTAGACGTGATTAAGGCTGTAGGCGCATACAGATGTACATAAAGTAAAAACTGATGTGCTGGGGCTATGTGCGAGTGGTCAGCGTGTGTGACACCTGGTTTCGGCTCGCTAAGTATTAGTGTCACTGCACTGGGCGTTCATCTCCCCAGGAGGGGGACTCTTCGAGTCTCTATCTTCAGAGAAGCAGACAGCCTGAAAAAGGGCAGGCACTTGCCCAAGGGCGCACAGCCAGATGCTCCATGGGGTGCCTGGGCCTTGAGCCCTGGTGTGTCTGAGTCTGAAGCCCAAGTTTTTGATTTCTGAGATGTGCGCTGCCCAAGGAGGAATCTCTTCCTCCAACCCTACACACAATGGTAACCCTGTGAGCCGTTTAGACCAAACTTGAATGCACATCTCAATTGCAAGGAGGACTTGTTACTATCCACATCGCTGGGCCCACTCCCAGGAGTTCTGATTCtgcaggtctggggtgggacctgggaattttcattttaaacaataCATGCTGCTGAGCCCTGGACTCTGTTGAGAACCCTGGGTTTAGGCCTTCCTTCTATGTGAACATATGTATTTGGAGGAGGGGttgaagggagaggagaagaaggTGCAGTCAGCTATGGGCACCAGCTGTGAGCTGTGAGCACCAGTTCTGTGGTAGAGCAGGCACACCACTCTGTGCCAGGTCATGTTTACCTTGTTTACCTTgtttcgctgtgtcacccaggctggagtgcagtggcgtaatctcagctcactgcaacctccacttcccaagtacaagtgattcttctgcctcagcctcctgagtagctgggactacaaggtgcgtgccaccacacccagctaattttcttatttttagtagagatggggtttcaccatgctggccaggatggtcttgatctcttgacctcaagtgatctgcccgcctcagcctcccacagtgctgggattacaggcgtgagccactgtgcctggctaccttgtttgtttattttgagacagggtctcactatgtcccccaggctagagtgcagtggcacaatcacagctcactgcagcctcaaatttctgggctcaattTATCCTGTtgtctcagtctctggagtagctgggagtacaggtgcatgccaccatgcctggctagttttttttttcttttttctttttttgagatggaatcttgctgtgtcacctaggccggagtgcagtagtgcgatctagtctctctgcaacctccacctcccgggttcaagtgattctctcctgcctcagcctcccgagtagctgggattataggtgcgtgccaccacattgagctaatttttgtatttttagtagaggtggggttttactgtgttggccaggctggtctcaaactcctgacctgaagtgatccacctgcctcatcctcccaaactgctgggattatgggcgtgagccaccacgtccagcctttattttttatttttttaaatttttaatagagatgaggtcttgatatgttgcccaggctggtcttgaactccagagctcaagcaatcctcctgccttggcctctcaaactgctgagatcacaggcatgagccaccatgcccgccacacccctccccccttttttttaacaGCTGTAAATGATTTATCCATTAAGTACAGAGACATGGTGCCTAGGACTCGTGACATTCTTAGGGGCCCACAAAagtgtttcaatttctttaaaatcagaagctgtagggctgggcgcggtggcttacgcctgtaatcccagcactttgggaggccagtgtgggcggatcatgaggtcaagagattgagaccatcctggccaacatggtgaaaccctgtctccattaaaaatacaaaaattagctgggcatggtggcacacgcctctagtcccagctacttgggaggctgaggccggagaatcgcttgaactcgggagatggaggttgcagtgagccgagatcgtgccactgcactccagcctgggtgacagagtgagactccctctaaaaaaaaaaaacaaaatcagaagctGCAGAGGATAAGTAAACAAATGGGTCAGGCAACATTCCCCTAAAACTTGATTTAGGAAAACAGATTTCCTAAATCTGTTGCTGGATTTGGCCCCCGGGCCTTAAAAGTGATAAAGGTGTATCCGGAAGCTAATAGTAGTTGTTTTCAGGGGGACTCTGAGGTTatgttttatttgcttattccaggtagttttaaaaagaaaagaaagttcacCCATAATCCTATTCCatatagaaatttatataaaGCTGTGGATCTCGTGTGTTTGCGGAGTGCTCTAGTCTGTGGAGTATTTTGTGCTTAAGGTGCTGGGAATAGCAATGAGGCTAGgaaaagctgaggctcagacTGTCCTCACCCAGCAGCAGGTGCAGCCTGGCTCTTTCTGCGCACTCATCTATTCCTCCGCTTATCCTGGGAAGTAAATGCTGTCATCATCACCCCTGCTTCATCTTCCCCTAAGCCCTTGGCAGCTGAGGGACTGTATACTCCACTCATtgatattttttttgtttgtttttgagatgaagttttgctcttgttgcccaggctggcgtgcagtggtgcgatctcggctcactgcaacctctgcctcccggtttcgagtgattctcctgcctcagcctcccgggtagttgggattacaagcatgtgccactacatccggctaatttggtatttttagtagagacgggctttctccatgttggtcaggctggtcttgaacccccaacctcaggtgatccatctgccttggcctcccaaagtgctgggattacaggcatgagtcaccccaCCCAGCCATAAAGGGTGTTGGATGAATGAACatacccccattttatagatgaggaaactgaagtagaCACATTGATCCACTTGCCTGTGGTCACGTGGCTTGTGAGGGCCAGCCCCTGGATCAAGGGGTGGCTCTGGTGCTGCCCTCTTgacccctctccttccctggcaCTGTCCTCACACCACTCTGCTGGCATCCTTGCCTGTGGTGTGGCCTCTGTCAGCCACCTCCATCATGTGACTGTGGCATCGAGACTGTAGTACTTAGCACAGTGCAGCGGGCTCTTTGGGGGCGAATGAGGTGACATACGAAGCACCATGCCTGGTTTGGAGGAAGAGGCAAACCTTTGTCATTGTCACCTTCACTGGTCAGTGGTGTCTCGGAGTCCTGAGCAGATGTAATTCCTTGGGTGGGGACTCAGCACAGCGTGAAGAGCCTGGGGTGAAGACCAGCCTTCCTGGGctccccagctctgccatttcctgACTCTGCACTGGAATCTCACCCTCTACCAAACGGGAGAGACTCCCACGAGAGGCAGCTGGCACAGCAGGCTGGAGCTTGTTTTTGTCTTGGAGGGGGACttaggtttgaatcccagctctcccCCTGCAGcctgttttcctgtttcttcttcacccaggatggagtgtggtGTTGTggttgtagctcactgcagcctccacctcctgggatggGTCGCCAGCACTGGTCAAGATAGTTCCTGGTTTCAAGGCCAGGGTACATTGCCCAGGGTCAGGCCAGTGCTGTCTCAGGATATGGGAGTGCAGGTTCGGGGCTGCATTGACTGAGTTTACACCCTGACTGCTGCCTCCTCTCTGTGTGCCCTTGGGGAGGATACTGCAgccctctgcctcagtttcctccagtGACCTTTGGGTTAAGAACCATGGTGTGCAGTTGTTGGGAGCATCCTACAGCTGGCTCCTGTGAAGCACTTGGGGCTTCCTGGGCAGGACCTGGTGGCCCAGCGAGTGTCCACAGCTGGGCCAGCAAGCAGGCGCCAGGAGGGAGGTGAAGGCCCTGACCGCCTCTCTCTCCCTGTTCCTTTGCAGTTTCTCCACAGTCGAACTCCTCTAGGCCCACCTGTGCCCGTCACCTCACCTTGGGCACGGGAGACGggggccctgccccaccccctgccccctcctctgcatcctcttccccttccccttctccctcatcttcctccccttcccctcccccgcccccaccgccccctgcacccccagccccacctgccCCCCGATTCGATATCTATGACCCCTTCCACCCCACCGACGAGGCCTACTCTCCACCGCCTGCTCCGGAGCAAAAGTACGACCCTTTCGAGCCCACTGGCTCCAACCCCAGCTCATCAGCCGGGACCCCCTCacctgaggaggaagaggaggaggaggaggaggaagaagaggaagaggaagacgaggaggaggaggaaggcctGTCCCAGAGCATCAGCCGCATCTCGGAGACCCTGGCGGGCATCTACGACGACAACAGCCTGAGCCAGGACTTCCCAGGTGACGAGAGCCCCCGCCCGGACCCGCAGCCCACACAGCCGACTCCGGCCCCTGGAACGCCGCCCCAGGTGGACTCCACCCGGGCTGATGGAGCCATGCGCCGGCGGGTCTTCGTGGTGGGGACCGAGGCGGAGGCCTGTCGGGAAGGCAAGGTCTCGGTGGAGGTGGTTACCGCTGGTGGAGCCGCCCTCCCGCCGCCACTGCTGCCACCAGGCGACTCGGAGATCGAGGAAGGCGAGATCGTCCAGCCGGAGGAGGAGCCCAGGGTGGCGCTGTCCCTCTTCCGCCCCGGCGGCCGGGCCGCCCGGCCTCCGCCGGCCTCCTCGGCCACCCCCACGGcccagccccttccccagcctcccgcTCCCCGGGCCCCCGAGGGGGACGACTTCTTGTCCCTGCATGCGGAGTCGGACGGCGAGGGCGCCCTGCAGGTGGACCTGGGGGAGCCGGCTCCCGCGCCGCCCGCCGCCGACTCGCGCTGGGGCGGCCTGGACCTGCGCCGCAAGATCCTGACCCAGCGGCGGGAGCGCTACCGCCAGCGCTCGCCCTCCCCGGCGCCCGCGCCCGCCCCGGCCGCCGCTGCTGGTCCGCCCACACGCAAGAAGTCCAGGCGGGAACGCAAGCGCAGCGGCGAGGCCAAGGAGGCCGCCTCGTCCTCGTCGGGCACCCAGCCCGCGCCGCCCGCCCCGGCCTCGCCCTGGGACTCCAAGAAGCATCGCTCGCGGGACCGCAAGCCCGGCTCCCACGCCTCATCGTCCGCCCGCCGCCGCTCCCGCTCCCGTTCCCGCTCCACCCGCCGCCGCTCACGAAGCACCGACCGCCGCCGCGGGGGCAGCCGCAGGTCGCGGTCTCGGGAGAAGCGGCGACGGCGGCGGCGCTCCGCCTCCCCGCCCCCGGCCACCTCCTCATCGTCGTCCTCGAGGCGCGAGCGGCACCGCGGGAAACACCGGGACGGTGGCGGcagcaagaagaagaagaagcggTCGCGGTCCCGGGGTGAGAAGCGGTCTGGGGATGGCAGCGAGAAGGCCCCGGCGCCCGCCCCGCCGCCCTCCGGCTCCACCTCGGGTGGTGACCGCGACAGCCGCCGCCGGGGGGCCGTGCCACCCTCCATCCAGGACCTCACGGACCACGACCTCTTCGCCATCAAGCGGACCATCACGGTGGGCCGGCTTGACAAGTCCGACCTCCGAGGACCCTCTCCTGCCCCGGCCTCGTCACCTAAGCGGGAGGTCCTGTACGACTCCGAGGGACTGAGCGGCGAGGAGCGGGGCGGCAAGAGCAGCCAGAAGGATCGGCGCCGCTCGGgggccgcctcctcctcctcctcctcccgggaGAAGGGGTCTCGTCGGAAGGCGCTGGACGGGGGTGACCGGGATCGGGACAGGGACAGAGATAGGGACAGGGACAGGTCATCCAAGAAGGCCCGGCCCCCCAAGGAGTCGGCGCCTTCCTCAGGGCCCCCGCCAAAGCCACCAGTCAGCAGCGGCTCAGGCTCTTCATCCTCGTCCTCCTCCTGTTCTTCCCGGAAAGTGAAGCTGCAGTCCAAGGTGGCGGTGCTGATCCGCGAGGGTGTCAGCAGCACCACCCCAGCCAAGGATGCCGCATCAGCCGGCCTGGGCTCCATTGGCGTCAAATTCAGCCGTGACCGCGAGAGTCGCTCCCCCTTCCTCAAACCTGACGAGCGGGCCCCCACTGAGATGGCCAAAGCAGCTCCGGGCAGCACCAAGCCCAAAAAGACCAAGgtcaaggccaaggcaggggccAAGAAAGCCAAGGGGACCAAGGGAAAGACCAAGCCATCCAAGACCAGGAAAAAGGTCCGCAGCGGAGGTGGCAGCGGGGGCAGTGGCGGCCAAGTGTCGCTAAAGAAGTCCAAGGCAGATAGCTGCAGCCAGGCGGCAGGCACCAAGGGAGCGGAGGAGACTTCCTGGTCCGGGGAGGAGCGGGCAGCCAAGGTTCCTAGCACCCCGCCCCCCAAGGTAGCCCCACCACCCCCTGCCCTCACTCCGGACTCGCAGACCGTGGACAGCAGCTGCAAGACACCTGAGGTCTCCTTCCTGCCCGAGGAGGCCACTGAGGAGGCTGGGGTCCGAGgtggggcagaggaggaggaggaggaggaagaagaggaggaggaggaggaagaggaggaggagcagcagccTGCTACCACCACGGCCACCAGCACTGCTGCAGCTGCCCCAAGCACTGCCCCCAGCGCGGGGTCCACAGCCGGTGACTCGGGGGCGGAGGACGGGCCAGCTTCCCGTGTCTCCCAGCTGCCCACGCTGCCCCCGCCCATGCCCTGGAATCTGCCGGCTGGTGTGGACTGCACCACCAGCGGCGTCCTGGCCTGTGAGTGTCCCCTGGGGGAGGGTGGTGCTGGGGCAGGTGAGACAGGATGGGGACTGGAGGGTACAGACTTAGAGGCAGTGGGGTGCCTTGGCAGGGGGAGGTTTATAGGGACATAGACTGGGAGGGTGGTGGTGGGTAAAGGCCAGCCAGCGTCTGTCCAGAGGCTCTAGGTGCCTGGGTGTACTGGGAGAGAGGGGCCGGCAAGAGCAGGTGGTGGCCAGCACAGACTGGAGTGGTGGGCTGGGTTCTGGGACTCCCCTAGATGGGGAGTAGGAGAGAGGGACCAGAAACAATGGCTTGAGCAGGGCACTGTATTCCTTACGGATGGCGGTTGCCTCTACCAGACTGCAGAGGTGGGGAGAGAGGTTGGGACTGGCCACAGCGGGTCAGAAGGCAGAATCTCACTCCTGCCACTGTCTCATCACTGCATGACCCTGGCCAGCCCCGCACCCACACACCTGGAGTCCCAAGAACATTCGTGGTATGGGCTGTTCTCTCATTGGCCAAGGCCCCCTTTTCCCAGTTCTGAGTGTGAGGCCTTGTGGCTGTTCTGGGGCTAAGGGCAGGAGATGACAGCAGGTGTCCAGGTGAGGTTCACCAGCTCCTGTCCTGTCACCTCCCCCATCTTCATATTGTCACCTCTCCGCCTCCTGCAGTGACTGCACTTCTCTTCAAGATGGAAGAAGCCAACCTGGCGAGCCGAGCGAAGGCCCAGGAGCTGATCCAGGCCACCAACCAGGTGGGCTCCCCTGGGGGAGAGTCCCTGCCGCCCCTTCTTTTGTCCGTTGCCTCGGGTTAGGAGAGGAACCGCAGGCCCGGCAGCTCTGGGGCAAGGTATCAGCCTGAAGAGGAGCCTGTTGCCTCAGCTGTGGGGAAGTCAGCGTGGGAACAGTGGGGTGCACGTCCCCTCTTCCCCTCCACCTCCCTTTACTCATCACCTCTCCATCCTCTTCCCACAGATCCTCAGCCACAGAAAGCCACCCTCAAGTCTGGGGGTGACCCCAGCTCCTGTGCCCACCTCTTTGGGTCTGCCCCCTGGCCCCTCCAGCTACCTGCTTCCTGGCAGCCTCCCTCTGGGGGGCTGCGGTTcgacccccccaacccccaccggGCTGGCTGCCACGTCTGACAAGAGAGAGGGCAGCAGCAGCTCTGAGGGCCGTGGGGACACAGATAAGGTGAGCTGGCCTGGGGAGAGGTGGGGCAGTGGTGACAGTTCTGTAGAGAATATGGACAGGAACTGAGACGCGGGGGCCCAAGGAgaaagggagactgaggcaggcagacaggGCCGTAGAGACCAAAGTCATGGAACCATAAGGAACTCCACTTTGCTGGAATGGGTGAGCAGGAAATGCACTGGGCGTGTCCAAAGGAAGATCACGTCTGTGCGTGTGTGGGGCTGTGTGCGTACACCCCACATATACACACCCTGGAAGAGACGCCCCACGCTGCAGCCCACCGCTTGATTATCTGTTGCTTGCGCTGTCTCCCTCTCTGTGTGAGTGGGGGAGGGTGGTTTCTGAATGAAAACTCAAGAACTTGT
This portion of the Pongo abelii isolate AG06213 chromosome 20, NHGRI_mPonAbe1-v2.0_pri, whole genome shotgun sequence genome encodes:
- the SCAF1 gene encoding splicing factor, arginine/serine-rich 19 isoform X1; its protein translation is MEEEDESRGKTEESGEDRGDGPPDRDPTLSPSAFILRAIQQAVGSSLQGDLPNDKDGSRCHGLRWRRCRSPRSEPRSQESGGTDTATVLDMAADSFLAGLVSVLDPPDTWVPSRLDLRPGESEDMLELVAEVRIGDRDPIPLPVPSLLPRLRAWRTGKTVSPQSNSSRPTCARHLTLGTGDGGPAPPPAPSSASSSPSPSPSSSSPSPPPPPPPPAPPAPPAPRFDIYDPFHPTDEAYSPPPAPEQKYDPFEPTGSNPSSSAGTPSPEEEEEEEEEEEEEEEDEEEEEGLSQSISRISETLAGIYDDNSLSQDFPGDESPRPDPQPTQPTPAPGTPPQVDSTRADGAMRRRVFVVGTEAEACREGKVSVEVVTAGGAALPPPLLPPGDSEIEEGEIVQPEEEPRVALSLFRPGGRAARPPPASSATPTAQPLPQPPAPRAPEGDDFLSLHAESDGEGALQVDLGEPAPAPPAADSRWGGLDLRRKILTQRRERYRQRSPSPAPAPAPAAAAGPPTRKKSRRERKRSGEAKEAASSSSGTQPAPPAPASPWDSKKHRSRDRKPGSHASSSARRRSRSRSRSTRRRSRSTDRRRGGSRRSRSREKRRRRRRSASPPPATSSSSSSRRERHRGKHRDGGGSKKKKKRSRSRGEKRSGDGSEKAPAPAPPPSGSTSGGDRDSRRRGAVPPSIQDLTDHDLFAIKRTITVGRLDKSDLRGPSPAPASSPKREVLYDSEGLSGEERGGKSSQKDRRRSGAASSSSSSREKGSRRKALDGGDRDRDRDRDRDRDRSSKKARPPKESAPSSGPPPKPPVSSGSGSSSSSSSCSSRKVKLQSKVAVLIREGVSSTTPAKDAASAGLGSIGVKFSRDRESRSPFLKPDERAPTEMAKAAPGSTKPKKTKVKAKAGAKKAKGTKGKTKPSKTRKKVRSGGGSGGSGGQVSLKKSKADSCSQAAGTKGAEETSWSGEERAAKVPSTPPPKVAPPPPALTPDSQTVDSSCKTPEVSFLPEEATEEAGVRGGAEEEEEEEEEEEEEEEEEEQQPATTTATSTAAAAPSTAPSAGSTAGDSGAEDGPASRVSQLPTLPPPMPWNLPAGVDCTTSGVLALTALLFKMEEANLASRAKAQELIQATNQILSHRKPPSSLGVTPAPVPTSLGLPPGPSSYLLPGSLPLGGCGSTPPTPTGLAATSDKREGSSSSEGRGDTDKYLKKLHTQERAVEEVKLAIKPYYQKKDITKEEYKDILRKAVHKICHSKSGEINPVKVSNLVRAYVQRYRYFRKHGRKPGDPPGPPRPPKEPGPPDKGGPGLPLPPL
- the SCAF1 gene encoding splicing factor, arginine/serine-rich 19 isoform X2; this encodes MEEEDESRGKTEESGEDRGDGPPDRDPTLSPSAFILRAIQQAVGSSLQGDLPNDKDGSRCHGLRWRRCRSPRSEPRSQESGGTDTATVLDMAADSFLAGLVSVLDPPDTWVPSRLDLRPGESEDMLELVAEVRIGDRDPIPLPVPSLLPRLRAWRTGKTVSPQSNSSRPTCARHLTLGTGDGGPAPPPAPSSASSSPSPSPSSSSPSPPPPPPPPAPPAPPAPRFDIYDPFHPTDEAYSPPPAPEQKYDPFEPTGSNPSSSAGTPSPEEEEEEEEEEEEEEEDEEEEEGLSQSISRISETLAGIYDDNSLSQDFPGDESPRPDPQPTQPTPAPGTPPQVDSTRADGAMRRRVFVVGTEAEACREGKVSVEVVTAGGAALPPPLLPPGDSEIEEGEIVQPEEEPRVALSLFRPGGRAARPPPASSATPTAQPLPQPPAPRAPEGDDFLSLHAESDGEGALQVDLGEPAPAPPAADSRWGGLDLRRKILTQRRERYRQRSPSPAPAPAPAAAAGPPTRKKSRRERKRSGEAKEAASSSSGTQPAPPAPASPWDSKKHRSRDRKPGSHASSSARRRSRSRSRSTRRRSRSTDRRRGGSRRSRSREKRRRRRRSASPPPATSSSSSSRRERHRGKHRDGGGSKKKKKRSRSRGEKRSGDGSEKAPAPAPPPSGSTSGGDRDSRRRGAVPPSIQDLTDHDLFAIKRTITVGRLDKSDLRGPSPAPASSPKREVLYDSEGLSGEERGGKSSQKDRRRSGAASSSSSSREKGSRRKALDGGDRDRDRDRDRDRDRSSKKARPPKESAPSSGPPPKPPVSSGSGSSSSSSSCSSRKVKLQSKVAVLIREGVSSTTPAKDAASAGLGSIGVKFSRDRESRSPFLKPDERAPTEMAKAAPGSTKPKKTKVKAKAGAKKAKGTKGKTKPSKTRKKVRSGGGSGGSGGQVSLKKSKADSCSQAAGTKGAEETSWSGEERAAKVPSTPPPKVAPPPPALTPDSQTVDSSCKTPEVSFLPEEATEEAGVRGGAEEEEEEEEEEEEEEEEEEQQPATTTATSTAAAAPSTAPSAGSTAGDSGAEDGPASRVSQLPTLPPPMPWNLPAGVDCTTSGVLALTALLFKMEEANLASRAKAQELIQATNQILSHRKPPSSLGVTPAPVPTSLGLPPGPSSYLLPGSLPLGGCGSTPPTPTGLAATSDKREGSSSSEGRGDTDKYLKKLHTQERAVEEVKLAIKPYYQKKDITKEEYKDILRKAVHKVGTRREGQTQAGERTSWRDRCVQTDGRGWETGRRSATAKVGRSTR